The following proteins are encoded in a genomic region of uncultured Umboniibacter sp.:
- a CDS encoding DUF4397 domain-containing protein produces the protein MKQQFTFPKKLIATAVIASMAVLSGCNDDDDDTSEVVVDPTFGGIRVIHASPDAPAVNILVNGDAAVTELDYAESSGFASLEVGSYDIAVEGIIPGGNAEVINVDGFAIDEDAMTTVIAVGAVADIEPLVVAASEAMPDASQVSLVVTHAAPMAPAVDIFLTAPNDDITNMSPAFNFAFKDSIDVGAVAAGEVRIRAAVDGSVVFDSGTVDLSGFAGQKLQVTAIAAENQVESDASPVKLLVANDTDAVEIRDASTSAGARVVHASPDAAAAAGGAVEVWATSAALGDMPAELIASFDYTDKFPEMGNYAGVPGGDYVFDVSPDGAGVGGSVFTSGTVTLEAGMEYSVIATGRVTSSPAFTLLPTGDSNRAIATQASVKVVHGAPAAGDVDVFVTAAGDFSVVEVESQAAGDPLLDEFTFGSITDYVAVTPGSYDIRVVAGGMVAINLEGVQLDGGSVSTVIARGPSEPAAGELTDFGVIVLSN, from the coding sequence ATGAAACAACAATTTACATTTCCGAAAAAACTCATTGCTACTGCCGTCATTGCATCAATGGCCGTTCTAAGTGGTTGTAATGACGATGATGACGACACGTCAGAAGTTGTCGTTGATCCAACTTTTGGAGGTATCCGTGTTATTCATGCTTCACCGGATGCCCCAGCAGTAAACATTTTAGTAAATGGTGATGCGGCCGTTACAGAGCTAGATTATGCCGAGAGCTCAGGCTTCGCTTCACTTGAAGTAGGCAGCTATGACATCGCTGTCGAGGGCATCATCCCAGGCGGTAATGCAGAAGTTATTAATGTTGACGGCTTCGCCATTGACGAAGATGCTATGACAACCGTGATTGCCGTGGGCGCAGTTGCTGATATTGAGCCGCTTGTTGTCGCCGCTTCTGAAGCAATGCCGGATGCAAGTCAGGTTAGTTTAGTTGTCACCCATGCTGCGCCGATGGCACCGGCCGTCGACATCTTCCTAACAGCGCCAAACGATGATATCACCAATATGTCGCCCGCCTTTAACTTTGCATTCAAGGACTCTATCGATGTTGGTGCTGTGGCGGCAGGCGAAGTACGAATTCGAGCAGCAGTCGATGGCTCAGTAGTATTTGATTCTGGAACGGTTGATCTAAGTGGATTTGCAGGTCAGAAATTACAAGTGACCGCAATTGCTGCGGAAAATCAGGTTGAGTCGGACGCTTCTCCCGTTAAATTGTTAGTTGCGAACGATACCGATGCAGTTGAGATTCGCGATGCATCAACAAGTGCTGGTGCTCGCGTTGTCCATGCTTCTCCCGATGCCGCTGCCGCAGCGGGAGGCGCCGTTGAAGTTTGGGCTACCTCTGCAGCCTTAGGCGATATGCCTGCTGAGCTAATCGCTAGCTTTGACTACACCGATAAGTTCCCAGAAATGGGCAACTATGCAGGTGTTCCAGGTGGCGACTATGTCTTCGATGTTTCGCCAGATGGTGCTGGTGTAGGGGGTTCTGTATTCACCTCAGGTACCGTAACACTCGAAGCGGGTATGGAATATAGTGTGATTGCAACCGGTCGAGTTACTTCATCACCAGCCTTTACCTTACTGCCAACGGGTGACTCAAATCGCGCGATTGCAACTCAGGCAAGTGTAAAAGTCGTCCACGGTGCTCCGGCGGCTGGTGACGTTGACGTCTTCGTGACGGCGGCAGGAGACTTTTCTGTTGTCGAAGTTGAAAGCCAGGCAGCGGGTGATCCATTACTGGATGAATTTACCTTCGGTAGCATCACTGATTACGTGGCGGTGACACCGGGATCCTACGATATTCGCGTTGTTGCAGGTGGAATGGTTGCGATTAATCTAGAAGGTGTGCAGCTTGATGGTGGTAGTGTATCAACTGTTATCGCTCGCGGCCCTTCTGAGCCAGCAGCTGGCGAACTCACTGACTTTGGTGTTATTGTTCTAAGTAACTAA
- a CDS encoding arsenate reductase ArsC, giving the protein MKLLIVCTHNRCRSILGEAIASEILAPNIDVQSAGSEPEGKVHPLSLKYLAQRGYSITGLKSKSWDVMENWKPDIIITVCDNAANEACPIIFGPAEKVHWGLVDPSKSISDSEFAFMQTIDLLENRFRRVKEAFSPELSAQELASMLRELHQ; this is encoded by the coding sequence ATGAAGCTGTTAATCGTTTGTACGCATAATCGCTGTCGAAGCATTCTGGGTGAAGCTATTGCGTCTGAAATACTCGCTCCTAACATCGATGTTCAATCCGCAGGAAGCGAGCCCGAAGGAAAAGTTCATCCTCTTTCACTCAAATACTTGGCGCAGCGCGGCTACTCAATTACAGGTCTCAAAAGCAAATCTTGGGATGTCATGGAAAATTGGAAGCCAGATATCATTATCACCGTGTGTGATAATGCCGCCAATGAGGCTTGCCCTATCATTTTTGGGCCTGCCGAGAAGGTGCATTGGGGCTTAGTAGACCCGTCAAAATCCATCTCAGATAGCGAGTTCGCATTTATGCAAACTATTGACCTGTTGGAGAATCGTTTCCGGCGTGTAAAAGAGGCGTTTTCACCTGAGCTAAGTGCTCAAGAACTGGCCTCTATGCTCCGCGAACTCCATCAATGA
- a CDS encoding S9 family peptidase: MNAYCATLLSAGLIGTLFLGGCSSSEEPLPPSVEFANYSAEEFYQTTTQFGASINAAANSVLTTSDASGVFNVYRQPLDGSPATQLSFSTTDAIMGISWFPEDDRVLYSADSGGNELNHLYVLSEDGTVTDLTPGENLKARFMGWSHDKTALYVATNQRDPSAFDLYKVTLSNFQSELIFQNDKALSLEAVSANGQFVAIIEAIGNTDSALYLVNLAQGGNRMRKVSEHEGAVSYGVFSFGPDSKNLYYSTNRHGEFVQAWRLELRALTHHVYYTADWDVTTIRFTGEGRYRVAAINEDAARRVVMRDLETDRRVEIPNLPDGNISGFEASADGQVMTFYAESDTSPSNLYVYQADTESPIAISANLNPDIAVENLVASEVVRFNSFDGLAIPGLLYKPINASPNNRVPAVIWVHGGPGGQSRIGYNPMIQHLVNHGYAVFSVNNRGSSGYGKTFYHLDDLRHGEDDLQDIVFGKKHLQTLNWVDRNRIGIMGGSYGGYMTMAGMAFTDEFAVGINIFGVTNWERTLTSIPPWWESFKSYLYAEMGDPATDMERLRRISPLFHADQISGPILVVQGANDPRVLQIESDEMVAAIRANDVPVEYLLFPDEGHGFRKKVNRIAASEAYLNFLNEYL, from the coding sequence ATGAACGCCTATTGCGCCACATTACTCAGTGCCGGGCTAATCGGCACTTTATTTCTCGGCGGTTGTTCTTCGTCGGAGGAGCCACTTCCACCCTCGGTCGAGTTTGCTAACTATAGCGCCGAAGAATTTTACCAGACAACCACTCAGTTTGGCGCGTCTATCAATGCCGCAGCCAATTCGGTCCTGACTACTTCCGATGCCTCGGGTGTTTTCAACGTTTATCGCCAGCCTCTTGATGGTTCGCCAGCAACTCAACTTAGCTTTTCGACTACCGACGCTATCATGGGTATCTCATGGTTTCCTGAAGACGACCGAGTCCTCTACAGCGCAGATAGCGGTGGTAATGAGCTCAATCACTTATATGTTCTCTCTGAGGATGGTACGGTGACAGATTTAACCCCTGGTGAGAATCTGAAGGCCAGATTTATGGGGTGGTCTCACGATAAGACCGCTTTATATGTTGCCACGAATCAGCGTGACCCCAGTGCCTTTGACCTTTATAAGGTTACTCTCAGCAATTTTCAAAGCGAACTCATATTCCAAAATGATAAGGCATTAAGCCTCGAGGCCGTGAGTGCTAATGGGCAGTTTGTCGCCATCATAGAAGCGATAGGTAACACTGACAGCGCACTCTATTTGGTCAATCTTGCTCAGGGTGGTAATCGTATGCGCAAGGTCAGCGAGCATGAGGGCGCTGTGAGCTATGGTGTCTTCAGTTTCGGACCGGATAGCAAAAATCTCTATTACTCAACGAATAGACATGGAGAGTTTGTTCAGGCCTGGCGCCTTGAGCTTCGCGCTCTTACCCATCATGTCTACTACACAGCAGACTGGGACGTCACTACCATTCGCTTCACAGGTGAGGGGCGATATCGAGTAGCGGCAATCAACGAGGATGCCGCCAGGCGAGTGGTCATGCGTGACTTGGAAACCGACCGACGCGTAGAAATCCCCAATCTGCCTGATGGCAATATATCGGGTTTTGAGGCCTCAGCCGATGGTCAGGTAATGACCTTTTATGCCGAGTCTGATACGTCACCGTCTAACCTCTATGTCTATCAAGCCGATACAGAATCTCCTATTGCCATCAGCGCCAACTTAAACCCTGACATTGCGGTCGAAAATTTAGTGGCCAGCGAGGTTGTGCGTTTTAACAGCTTCGACGGCCTCGCCATACCGGGCTTGTTATATAAGCCTATTAACGCCTCGCCGAACAATCGAGTTCCCGCAGTGATTTGGGTACATGGCGGTCCGGGTGGACAAAGTCGAATTGGCTACAATCCAATGATTCAGCATCTTGTTAACCATGGTTACGCTGTATTCTCTGTTAATAACCGAGGTTCATCCGGTTACGGGAAGACCTTCTACCACCTTGATGATTTGCGCCATGGCGAGGATGATTTGCAGGACATTGTCTTTGGTAAGAAGCATCTGCAGACCCTAAATTGGGTAGACCGTAACCGTATTGGCATCATGGGTGGAAGCTACGGCGGCTACATGACGATGGCCGGCATGGCATTCACTGACGAGTTTGCGGTAGGGATTAATATTTTTGGCGTCACCAACTGGGAACGGACACTAACGAGTATTCCGCCGTGGTGGGAAAGCTTTAAATCATACCTCTATGCTGAGATGGGTGACCCGGCAACGGACATGGAACGCCTGCGTCGTATTTCGCCTCTTTTCCACGCGGATCAGATCAGTGGCCCTATATTGGTGGTTCAAGGTGCTAATGATCCGCGAGTCCTTCAAATTGAAAGCGACGAAATGGTGGCTGCTATTCGCGCCAACGACGTTCCTGTGGAGTATCTTCTATTTCCTGATGAAGGTCATGGGTTCCGCAAGAAGGTCAACCGTATAGCTGCATCGGAAGCCTATTTGAACTTTTTGAATGAGTATCTTTAA
- a CDS encoding LON peptidase substrate-binding domain-containing protein, which translates to MSVLALFPIPGQVILPNSLCPLHVFEPRYRKMISDCVANDIPLAVSHTKRPLKSSRVPESALANQNTFEPCSVFTGGKVQILQTFEDGRMTVMVDCSTRYRLLDVQQEIPYRLVRCEELKDEAFDFVEADGLKARLIARLCELFDSELQLREVLRTPEWQEKNAVDASFDLYQFFQLEPDYLQYALELPTPIQRLQLLDDILDRIS; encoded by the coding sequence ATGTCGGTTTTAGCGCTCTTCCCCATCCCTGGACAGGTCATCTTGCCGAATAGCCTTTGTCCGCTGCATGTCTTTGAACCCCGCTATCGAAAGATGATTTCTGACTGCGTGGCAAATGATATTCCGCTAGCGGTGAGTCATACTAAACGTCCGCTCAAAAGTTCCCGTGTTCCAGAAAGCGCCCTAGCCAATCAGAATACCTTTGAACCATGTTCGGTGTTCACCGGCGGTAAGGTGCAGATCCTGCAAACCTTTGAAGATGGTCGAATGACGGTGATGGTGGATTGTTCAACGCGTTATAGGCTTTTAGATGTGCAGCAGGAAATTCCCTATCGTTTAGTGCGTTGTGAGGAACTCAAAGACGAGGCATTTGATTTCGTCGAAGCGGACGGTCTCAAGGCGCGTTTAATCGCGAGACTTTGCGAACTTTTTGACAGTGAACTGCAACTTCGAGAGGTTTTGAGGACGCCAGAGTGGCAGGAAAAGAATGCCGTTGACGCTAGCTTCGATCTATATCAGTTCTTTCAGCTTGAGCCGGATTACCTCCAGTATGCCTTAGAACTGCCGACACCTATTCAGCGACTACAGCTATTGGACGATATTTTGGATCGCATTAGCTAG
- the kynU gene encoding kynureninase → MISSDEAVRLDQSDPLRNYRREFLLAEGTCYLDGNSLGPVSSRVAEGLQEVVSQQWQPDLIASWNKHGWIDLPLRIGDQLARILGAGPGQIVCCDSTSINLFKAIAAALSLSQGRKKVLTTADNFPTDRYMVEGLSKLMAGRCELVSCDEANILTSLNDEIAVLVLTQVNFRTGRLLDMKAITQAAHDLGIVVVWDLAHSAGIVPIALDDCNVDFAVGCSYKFLNGGPGAPAFIYAAKRHLGSLEQPLSGWLGHRNPFDFSPDYEAHEGIAQFLCGTQAVISMSAVEAALTLYDEVSVEQLREKSLALMAFFLNKLAQHSETSALHLVGPKNLAQRGSQLAFEHEHAYGLCQALIKRGVVGDFRAPNILRFGFSPLYLSFQDMDFAVDQIVQSLAAGEAIQSGNNQRSLVT, encoded by the coding sequence ATGATCAGTAGTGATGAGGCCGTCCGCCTTGATCAGTCAGACCCGCTTCGCAACTATCGCCGTGAATTCCTGCTAGCGGAAGGAACTTGCTATTTAGATGGTAATTCGTTGGGCCCGGTATCTTCGCGAGTCGCTGAGGGATTACAAGAGGTAGTGAGTCAGCAGTGGCAGCCCGATTTAATTGCCAGTTGGAACAAACATGGTTGGATTGACCTGCCACTAAGAATTGGCGATCAGCTCGCGAGAATTCTCGGCGCAGGACCAGGTCAAATTGTCTGTTGTGATAGCACTTCTATTAACCTCTTTAAGGCTATCGCTGCCGCGCTCAGCTTATCTCAGGGAAGGAAGAAAGTGTTGACCACAGCGGATAACTTTCCTACGGATCGCTATATGGTAGAGGGCTTGAGTAAGCTCATGGCTGGGCGCTGTGAGTTAGTGAGCTGTGATGAGGCGAATATCCTCACTAGTTTGAATGACGAAATTGCGGTGCTTGTCCTGACCCAGGTGAATTTTCGAACTGGCCGGCTTTTAGATATGAAAGCTATCACGCAAGCTGCTCATGACTTGGGTATTGTGGTGGTCTGGGATTTAGCGCATTCGGCGGGCATTGTTCCTATCGCGCTCGACGATTGCAATGTTGATTTCGCGGTGGGTTGTAGTTATAAATTTCTGAATGGCGGACCGGGTGCGCCAGCGTTTATCTATGCAGCGAAGCGACACCTCGGTAGTTTAGAGCAGCCTTTGTCGGGCTGGCTTGGACATCGCAATCCCTTTGATTTTTCGCCAGATTATGAAGCCCACGAAGGCATCGCTCAATTTCTCTGCGGTACCCAGGCGGTAATTTCGATGTCTGCGGTAGAGGCTGCGTTAACGCTTTATGATGAGGTGAGTGTGGAGCAGCTCCGTGAAAAATCACTAGCCCTTATGGCGTTCTTTCTGAATAAATTAGCTCAGCACTCAGAGACGTCGGCACTGCACCTCGTGGGTCCAAAGAATCTAGCACAGCGGGGCAGTCAACTAGCATTCGAACATGAGCATGCGTACGGTCTGTGTCAGGCGCTTATTAAACGAGGTGTTGTGGGAGACTTCCGTGCGCCCAATATTCTCCGCTTTGGCTTTTCGCCGCTCTATCTGAGTTTTCAAGATATGGACTTTGCGGTTGATCAAATTGTACAAAGTTTAGCAGCGGGCGAAGCAATTCAAAGCGGCAATAACCAGCGATCATTGGTGACATGA
- a CDS encoding alpha/beta hydrolase, with product MNLQNTLLLLLAILLSSVGVIALATPTSDAHVTPVEATLVSTDNSVSNVSFGDVLSLDVTHQPTLVRYGESPSQFVEWWQPNDMSQAPVVVFIHGGCWLAEYDLSHANAMASALVDEGFAVWSIEYRRAGEQGGGWPNSLLDVELAIAAMGDFTEQINLDRAILAGHSAGGHLALLVSAEPKLASQFEQIVGLAPISHLVDYAGGNNSCQMATPLFMGGQPVDKPEAYQAADPSQLALSSEVTLILSADDVIVEREYSLLDSVGTQTIPKAGHFDVLHPNTPTFHSFLKLAKEHLHDQ from the coding sequence ATGAATCTGCAAAATACCTTGTTACTACTTCTCGCCATCTTGCTTTCGAGCGTGGGAGTTATTGCACTCGCAACCCCGACCTCCGATGCTCACGTCACGCCAGTCGAAGCTACTTTAGTTTCAACCGACAACTCGGTTAGCAACGTCAGCTTTGGCGATGTATTGAGTTTGGATGTTACGCATCAGCCTACGTTGGTTAGATACGGTGAATCCCCGTCCCAGTTTGTGGAATGGTGGCAGCCGAACGATATGTCGCAAGCGCCAGTGGTTGTCTTTATTCATGGCGGCTGCTGGTTAGCTGAGTACGATTTATCCCACGCGAATGCCATGGCTAGTGCATTGGTAGACGAAGGCTTCGCAGTGTGGAGCATTGAATATCGACGCGCTGGAGAGCAGGGCGGTGGATGGCCAAATTCATTACTGGACGTAGAGTTAGCCATTGCAGCAATGGGAGACTTTACCGAGCAGATTAATCTCGACCGCGCTATCCTAGCTGGGCATTCCGCAGGTGGCCACTTGGCATTGCTCGTCAGCGCTGAACCCAAACTTGCGAGTCAGTTTGAACAGATAGTCGGTCTAGCGCCAATTAGTCATCTCGTTGATTATGCTGGGGGCAATAATAGCTGTCAGATGGCAACGCCTTTGTTTATGGGCGGGCAGCCAGTCGATAAGCCCGAGGCCTACCAAGCAGCCGATCCCTCACAATTGGCGTTAAGTAGCGAGGTGACGCTCATTCTCAGTGCTGACGACGTCATCGTAGAGCGCGAGTATTCGCTACTGGATTCCGTGGGCACGCAAACGATTCCTAAAGCGGGTCATTTTGATGTACTGCACCCCAATACCCCCACTTTCCATAGCTTTTTAAAGCTGGCAAAGGAGCATTTACATGATCAGTAG
- a CDS encoding thioesterase family protein yields the protein MAKAPIPTRSDYHYFAPISTRWMDNDMFGHVNNVTYYSYFDTVANGYLIERGGFQPTLSPVIGYIVSSSCAYHRSIAFPDAIEGGFRVNRLGNSSVEYGVAIFKQGEDEACAHGTMTHVFVDRETEKPQPIEGQMREALLAALV from the coding sequence ATGGCTAAAGCCCCAATCCCTACTCGAAGTGACTACCACTACTTTGCTCCCATCAGCACGCGTTGGATGGATAATGACATGTTCGGGCATGTGAATAACGTTACCTATTATTCCTACTTTGACACGGTGGCCAACGGCTACCTTATTGAGCGTGGTGGCTTTCAGCCTACGCTCAGTCCGGTTATTGGTTATATCGTGTCATCGTCCTGCGCCTACCACCGTTCTATCGCCTTCCCAGATGCTATTGAAGGCGGCTTTCGGGTAAATCGTCTAGGCAACTCATCCGTTGAATATGGCGTGGCTATTTTTAAGCAGGGTGAGGACGAAGCCTGTGCGCATGGCACCATGACCCACGTATTTGTGGATCGCGAGACAGAGAAACCACAGCCTATTGAGGGCCAAATGAGAGAGGCGCTATTGGCGGCGTTGGTCTAA
- a CDS encoding iron-containing alcohol dehydrogenase: MTAFEFTTTKQIISEPGSLARLPEICANLGINKPYIITDPGIVSVGLLAQLDESMAAKAMAYGVFSDVVADPPDHLVMAAVEAAIAAGADGIVGFGGGSSLDTAKLVALLVHSEQSLSDLYGIDNATGPRLPLVLIPTTAGTGSEATAVAIVTTGETTKSGVVSKLLYPDVALLDANLTIGLPAHVTAATGIDAMVHAIEAFTSVHKKNPYSDMVAREALRLLSANIYEATFNGGNLVARQNMLLGACLAGQAFANSPVAAVHALAYPLGGRFHIPHGLCNSLVLPHVLRFNAEAAEHWYAELNDCLADAKPGENSAASCANFISSMEQLILALGIPTKLSDMGISAEDIPQLAEDAMLQTRLLINNPVDVTLADALNIYHAALTGINNG, encoded by the coding sequence ATGACAGCGTTTGAATTTACTACGACTAAGCAGATTATCAGCGAGCCGGGCTCGCTGGCGCGATTGCCTGAGATTTGTGCCAATCTAGGCATTAACAAACCCTACATCATTACCGATCCAGGCATTGTTAGCGTAGGGCTGTTAGCTCAGCTTGATGAATCGATGGCAGCAAAAGCGATGGCTTATGGTGTCTTCAGTGACGTAGTGGCTGATCCGCCTGATCACCTAGTTATGGCTGCAGTAGAGGCCGCGATTGCAGCGGGCGCTGACGGGATTGTTGGTTTTGGTGGCGGTAGCTCACTCGATACGGCGAAGCTGGTGGCGCTATTGGTGCACTCAGAGCAATCACTCAGCGACCTCTACGGCATTGATAATGCAACAGGGCCGCGTCTCCCATTGGTATTGATTCCAACTACTGCCGGAACGGGTTCTGAGGCAACGGCGGTGGCCATTGTTACCACCGGTGAAACGACTAAGTCTGGTGTGGTATCCAAGCTGTTGTATCCGGATGTGGCGCTGCTGGATGCCAATCTCACTATTGGCTTACCAGCACACGTCACAGCGGCAACGGGTATTGACGCGATGGTTCATGCCATTGAAGCTTTCACCAGCGTGCATAAAAAGAATCCCTACTCAGATATGGTGGCACGCGAGGCATTACGACTATTGTCGGCAAACATCTATGAGGCCACGTTTAACGGTGGGAACTTAGTTGCCCGGCAGAATATGTTGCTAGGAGCTTGCTTGGCTGGTCAGGCGTTTGCTAACTCGCCCGTTGCCGCGGTTCACGCACTTGCCTATCCACTTGGAGGGCGATTCCATATTCCCCACGGCCTATGTAACTCGTTGGTACTTCCTCATGTGTTGCGCTTTAATGCTGAAGCCGCTGAGCATTGGTATGCGGAGCTTAACGATTGCTTAGCGGATGCCAAGCCTGGAGAGAATTCAGCGGCGTCATGCGCTAACTTCATTAGCTCAATGGAACAGCTTATTCTAGCGCTAGGGATTCCAACTAAGTTGAGCGACATGGGCATTAGCGCTGAGGATATCCCTCAGTTGGCGGAAGACGCGATGTTACAGACACGACTTCTTATCAATAATCCAGTAGACGTGACATTGGCCGATGCGCTGAATATTTATCACGCTGCACTAACAGGTATTAACAATGGCTAA
- a CDS encoding TonB-dependent receptor → MDKSNTYNQFNRAILATAIGAALSSTAVAQETESGARNIMMEEVVITAQKREASLTDTPIAVTALGSEQMQGLGINTPQDVAAFTPSMSYQEEAGGGEGNRIYLRGIGRETNSLGTEPGVGIYNNGFYTTESSVLASAPDRVERIEVLRGPQGTLYGRNTTGGAINVVAKRPGEEFDAAVRLEAGSYNKQKASFTASGPMTDDFGFLVHYSKNTQDSFYTNVSGADPIGADEEYYEAQLQWNISDSIDWNVRYFGGSVENETLSMQLQDEYRNLANDPLAPHRLGALIVNPELFAPLSSNPSQDDPFTISSDFQGKVAIDDQNAYQSTLTMDFEGVTVKLLNGYQEFSWYSEKDEDGTASLISTVEKIGQNDKTQQHEIQFISNGEGSVEWATGLFYFNSENSQPYALADANNPYLINALNPAAGYAPVGNPDGNFYYQNGEIETTSMAAYGQLDWHATDALTLTAGLRYSKDEKVASEQQQVIYDSGLCHGFVDALIPSFVFGGNPYADPCANGAISPAIPNRIGLLVGGGSAEHDAEWDAINWRFNAAYDLSDSAMVYGSVSTGYKPGGFRLGGLQDDPTTPENETIVDNEELTAFEVGYKARWGESFDISAAAFYYDYTDMQVELFQLNPATGIVEDKLTNASDASIMGLELETTWAATDNLTLLANYSYLESEVGDELYIDVKTNTQRDVGGNELNRTPNNKATIAGFYVQPLSAGDIVLSANYAYTGSQYVSIFNDPSEQVESYSTVSARVAWQPASDAYEVSLFGANLTDTVSFANGLAVSGVDDGVRTYGRSIAPRTYGLELAIFF, encoded by the coding sequence ATGGACAAGTCTAATACTTATAATCAATTCAACCGAGCTATTTTAGCAACGGCAATTGGTGCAGCATTATCTTCAACAGCAGTCGCGCAGGAAACTGAAAGCGGTGCTCGTAATATCATGATGGAAGAAGTTGTGATTACCGCGCAAAAGCGCGAAGCATCACTCACTGATACGCCTATCGCTGTCACCGCCCTTGGCTCTGAGCAGATGCAAGGCCTCGGTATCAATACACCGCAAGACGTTGCTGCCTTCACGCCAAGCATGTCTTACCAGGAAGAAGCTGGTGGCGGTGAAGGTAATCGTATCTACCTTCGTGGTATTGGTCGTGAGACGAACTCCCTAGGCACAGAGCCTGGCGTTGGTATTTACAACAACGGCTTCTACACCACTGAATCATCAGTCCTTGCCTCTGCGCCAGATCGTGTAGAACGTATCGAGGTACTTCGCGGACCTCAAGGCACTTTATACGGCCGCAACACCACCGGTGGCGCAATCAATGTTGTTGCCAAGCGTCCTGGTGAAGAATTCGACGCGGCTGTTCGCTTAGAAGCCGGCAGTTATAACAAACAGAAGGCTTCCTTTACCGCTAGCGGCCCAATGACCGATGACTTCGGCTTCTTGGTTCACTATAGTAAGAATACTCAAGATTCCTTCTACACAAACGTTTCTGGTGCCGACCCAATTGGCGCAGACGAAGAGTACTATGAGGCTCAACTTCAGTGGAATATCAGCGATAGCATTGATTGGAATGTCCGCTACTTCGGCGGAAGCGTTGAAAACGAAACTTTGTCAATGCAGCTTCAGGACGAATATCGTAACCTAGCGAATGATCCGCTAGCCCCTCACCGCCTTGGTGCACTGATTGTAAACCCTGAGTTGTTTGCTCCCCTATCAAGCAACCCTTCGCAAGACGATCCGTTTACCATTAGCTCGGACTTCCAAGGTAAAGTCGCTATTGATGACCAGAACGCCTACCAGTCAACACTGACTATGGACTTTGAAGGCGTAACGGTAAAACTTCTAAACGGCTACCAAGAGTTCAGCTGGTACAGCGAGAAGGATGAGGACGGCACCGCCAGCCTAATCTCGACCGTTGAAAAGATTGGTCAAAATGACAAGACTCAGCAACACGAGATTCAGTTCATCTCTAACGGCGAAGGTAGTGTTGAATGGGCTACCGGATTGTTCTACTTTAATTCGGAAAACAGTCAGCCTTATGCTCTTGCTGATGCCAACAACCCATACCTTATTAATGCGTTAAACCCTGCTGCCGGTTATGCGCCAGTGGGCAACCCAGATGGGAACTTCTACTACCAGAACGGTGAGATTGAAACCACTTCGATGGCAGCCTACGGTCAATTAGACTGGCATGCGACTGACGCCTTAACCTTAACTGCTGGTCTTCGATACAGCAAAGATGAGAAAGTTGCCTCGGAACAGCAACAGGTGATCTACGATTCAGGACTGTGTCACGGTTTTGTGGACGCGTTAATTCCGTCATTTGTTTTCGGTGGTAACCCATACGCTGATCCGTGCGCAAACGGCGCTATCAGCCCAGCCATTCCTAACCGTATCGGCCTACTTGTAGGCGGCGGTTCTGCAGAACATGACGCAGAATGGGATGCTATTAACTGGCGCTTTAATGCAGCCTACGACCTAAGCGATAGCGCTATGGTCTACGGTTCGGTTTCAACAGGTTACAAGCCAGGCGGTTTCCGTCTTGGTGGTTTGCAAGACGACCCTACAACGCCAGAAAATGAAACCATTGTTGATAACGAAGAGCTTACTGCCTTCGAAGTTGGCTATAAGGCTCGCTGGGGAGAAAGCTTTGACATTAGCGCCGCCGCTTTCTATTACGACTACACGGACATGCAAGTTGAGCTATTCCAACTCAACCCTGCCACCGGTATCGTTGAAGATAAGTTAACCAACGCTTCTGATGCATCAATCATGGGCCTTGAATTAGAAACTACTTGGGCGGCAACGGACAATCTAACGCTTCTTGCTAACTACTCGTATCTTGAGAGTGAAGTGGGTGATGAGCTGTACATTGACGTGAAAACCAACACGCAACGTGACGTTGGTGGCAACGAACTTAACCGCACGCCAAATAACAAAGCAACAATTGCTGGTTTCTATGTTCAACCGCTCAGCGCTGGTGACATCGTATTGAGTGCTAACTACGCTTATACTGGCAGCCAGTACGTGAGCATCTTCAATGATCCTAGCGAACAGGTTGAATCATACTCAACCGTATCGGCTCGCGTTGCTTGGCAGCCAGCCAGCGACGCTTACGAAGTCAGCCTATTTGGCGCTAACCTAACGGATACCGTTAGTTTCGCCAACGGCTTGGCGGTAAGTGGTGTTGATGATGGCGTACGTACCTACGGCCGTTCAATCGCTCCGCGTACCTACGGCCTAGAGCTAGCCATCTTCTTCTAA